From Aristaeella lactis, the proteins below share one genomic window:
- a CDS encoding InlB B-repeat-containing protein codes for MRKLLSVLFVLLCVIFTNVTADADTADSRIFRFYTGKELYQLLAVKEGENLPEPAAPAAPEGQRFEGWYADEACTKPFSFGIQNTRNSTTTVYAKFIQTFCFTYYDELGNVLLNEELVSGSSYTFDKEHPAYAVTAIDKVNSGWKDQHGTVHTTETIAVTEDMNLEPVPETGYYARFFTQGGSFVHSQLILPGQKAERPEQDPTRAGYTFDNWYTEAAGGSVFDFDTVPTQAADIYAHWTANTDTPYKVVLWVENTDGGYDYGASITKTGTTGGDVAFDPATDAASGALYEAVRVNSEKYRNRKYVTHIFLDDKNTASISEVNQDGGIQGDGTTVLNVYARLKRYKLELRKRDTGELLVTIDDAIQQTDYLTDVKDLLAEHDLNRWDVYYGSTSFDTGMLKIRLTFPQTADGCNADLPDGATIVYRLYKQSGNYTYRREILRQDLDNPSSYNLAYSYEYRYPGATDGATQADDPGFRVDHGKTTGQVTGPVDSGPYHYLYSYSPLPNILKFYMDRLSYQLDFNPGIGVTSVSSEQVLYEKPLAGYIPDSYIPDQTIVEQDGVTYVFKGWYDTAEYVGDPVTALTDRTMPPHALGLFAKWEPLAYTVKFDPALGEEGGSYTGPTESRVIAGDKVSQPVNPTRKHRGDWKWTFLGWALDGKPYDFDSAVPENNITLVAQWSRLPLPKVSYNAGDGSGRVPEDEYYRTHSAVIAPSGEGLNAPDGEHFIGWMQDGMLYYPGDEIPVGEEDIILTAAFAADGNTIYTVRYYKQEAGDSYQEDPAQTKQLTGRIRSTVTADEIQYPGYTLEPDISTRSGILAPDGSLTLSMYYGFNTYTVTWMDGDGNKLKTDKLTEGVMPVYNGEVPTKTSTAQYLYTFNNTWAPEISIVNGNAVYTAQFNQTLQKYTVTWENDDHTILETDEYVPYGETPRYDGKTPEKVPTKEYTYTFDGWNREIAAVTGKVTYTAVYKATAIATETPSATQTPTPADVPSPTPKPIPKTGEPADPMLYLILVLLGTAGIGGTAFIRQRRK; via the coding sequence ATGAGAAAACTGCTGTCTGTGCTTTTTGTTTTACTGTGCGTGATCTTTACCAATGTTACTGCTGACGCGGATACTGCTGACAGCCGGATCTTCAGGTTCTATACAGGGAAAGAGCTTTATCAGCTGCTGGCAGTCAAAGAAGGGGAGAATCTGCCGGAACCGGCGGCGCCAGCCGCGCCGGAAGGACAGCGCTTTGAAGGATGGTACGCGGATGAGGCGTGCACGAAGCCTTTTTCTTTTGGCATCCAGAACACGCGGAACAGCACAACGACCGTATACGCAAAATTCATACAGACTTTTTGCTTTACCTATTATGACGAACTGGGTAATGTGCTGCTGAACGAGGAGCTTGTATCCGGATCGTCCTATACATTCGACAAAGAGCATCCGGCCTATGCGGTCACTGCCATTGACAAGGTCAACAGCGGCTGGAAAGACCAGCATGGCACGGTACATACGACAGAAACCATTGCTGTTACAGAAGACATGAATCTGGAACCTGTTCCGGAGACCGGCTATTATGCCCGGTTCTTTACACAGGGCGGATCTTTTGTACATTCACAGCTGATCCTGCCGGGGCAGAAGGCGGAAAGACCGGAGCAGGATCCAACCCGGGCAGGCTATACTTTTGATAACTGGTATACGGAAGCGGCAGGCGGATCAGTGTTCGATTTCGATACTGTCCCGACACAGGCTGCGGATATCTATGCCCACTGGACGGCCAATACGGATACGCCTTATAAGGTTGTGCTGTGGGTGGAAAACACAGACGGCGGATATGATTACGGAGCAAGCATAACCAAAACCGGTACCACGGGCGGAGACGTGGCTTTTGATCCGGCGACAGATGCGGCTTCCGGAGCACTTTATGAAGCTGTGCGGGTCAATAGTGAGAAATACAGAAACAGGAAATATGTAACACATATCTTCCTTGATGACAAAAACACGGCAAGTATTTCGGAAGTCAATCAGGATGGCGGTATTCAGGGAGATGGCACCACGGTCCTGAATGTATATGCCAGACTGAAACGCTATAAGCTTGAACTGCGAAAAAGAGACACAGGAGAGCTTCTGGTGACAATCGATGACGCAATTCAACAGACAGACTACCTGACGGATGTTAAAGATTTGCTGGCAGAACACGATCTGAACCGATGGGATGTTTATTATGGTTCAACCTCTTTTGATACCGGTATGCTGAAGATCAGACTGACTTTTCCGCAGACAGCTGATGGATGCAATGCGGATCTTCCGGATGGCGCAACAATCGTATACAGGCTATACAAACAATCCGGAAACTATACATACCGCAGGGAAATCCTTCGACAGGATCTTGATAATCCATCCAGTTACAATCTGGCATATTCGTATGAATATCGTTACCCTGGAGCTACAGACGGGGCAACACAGGCGGATGATCCAGGATTTCGCGTGGATCACGGAAAAACAACAGGACAGGTTACCGGCCCGGTCGATTCCGGACCCTATCATTACTTATACTCTTACAGTCCTTTGCCGAATATACTGAAATTCTACATGGATCGATTGAGCTATCAGCTGGACTTTAATCCGGGTATAGGCGTGACATCCGTTTCCTCTGAACAGGTTCTGTATGAAAAACCACTTGCCGGATATATACCGGATTCTTATATTCCGGATCAGACAATCGTGGAACAGGATGGCGTGACCTATGTGTTCAAAGGATGGTATGACACGGCTGAATATGTGGGCGATCCTGTGACGGCTTTGACAGACAGAACCATGCCGCCCCATGCGCTTGGCCTTTTTGCCAAATGGGAGCCCCTGGCCTATACCGTGAAGTTTGACCCCGCCCTGGGCGAGGAAGGCGGCAGCTATACCGGGCCGACAGAGTCCAGGGTGATTGCAGGAGACAAGGTGAGCCAGCCCGTGAATCCGACGCGCAAACATCGCGGAGACTGGAAATGGACCTTCCTGGGCTGGGCGCTGGACGGAAAACCCTATGATTTTGATTCCGCGGTTCCGGAAAACAATATCACACTGGTGGCCCAGTGGAGCCGCCTGCCCCTGCCGAAGGTGAGCTACAACGCGGGAGACGGCTCCGGAAGGGTGCCGGAGGACGAATACTACCGGACGCATTCCGCGGTTATCGCACCTTCCGGTGAAGGACTGAACGCCCCGGACGGCGAGCATTTTATCGGCTGGATGCAGGACGGGATGCTTTACTATCCGGGCGATGAGATTCCGGTCGGCGAGGAAGATATCATCCTGACAGCCGCGTTTGCCGCGGACGGCAATACGATCTATACGGTCAGGTATTACAAGCAGGAAGCGGGAGACAGTTACCAGGAGGATCCGGCACAGACGAAGCAGCTGACCGGACGCATCCGGTCCACGGTGACAGCGGATGAAATCCAGTATCCCGGATATACCCTGGAACCTGATATTTCCACGCGAAGCGGTATTCTTGCTCCGGACGGCAGCCTGACGCTGTCCATGTACTACGGCTTCAACACCTACACTGTCACATGGATGGACGGGGATGGAAATAAGCTGAAGACGGATAAACTGACCGAAGGCGTGATGCCGGTCTACAACGGAGAAGTACCAACAAAGACCTCGACAGCGCAGTATCTTTATACCTTTAACAACACGTGGGCGCCAGAAATATCCATTGTGAACGGGAACGCAGTTTATACAGCCCAGTTTAACCAGACGCTGCAGAAATATACGGTAACCTGGGAGAATGATGATCATACCATCCTGGAAACGGACGAATATGTTCCATACGGCGAGACACCCCGGTATGACGGAAAAACACCGGAGAAAGTTCCTACAAAGGAATATACTTATACTTTTGACGGATGGAACCGGGAGATTGCCGCGGTAACGGGAAAGGTTACCTATACCGCGGTATATAAAGCGACAGCCATTGCGACAGAAACGCCTTCGGCGACGCAGACTCCCACACCGGCAGACGTACCTTCACCGACACCCAAGCCGATCCCGAAGACCGGGGAACCGGCGGACCCGATGCTGTATCTGATACTGGTGCTGCTGGGAACGGCAGGAATCGGCGGAACAGCTTTCATCAGACAAAGGAGAAAATAA
- a CDS encoding helix-turn-helix domain-containing protein has product MIFADKLIDLRKKSGWSQEELAEKLNVSRQAVSKWEGAQSIPDMARIVQLSELFHVSTDYLLKDEMEQADGTEIVQDSSAEGPVRTIGMEEANAFLKVKEENSRRVAIAVMLCILSPVALILLGGAQSYGLLKWSENAAGGIGMVIMMLMIAPAVGLFVTSAQKISRYEYLEKEPVETLYGVTGMARERKERFQPVHSRYLIIGIMLCVASCIPLFLSLILGDESFMMVAGLAAILVLTAIGVMMIVRVSIVQGSYQMLLEEQEYTRENKANNKHSGYISAAYWCLVTAAYLAWSFIGNAWRDSWIIWPVAGVAFGAVMAIRNALKK; this is encoded by the coding sequence ATGATCTTTGCGGACAAACTGATTGATCTGAGGAAAAAGAGCGGCTGGTCCCAGGAGGAACTGGCTGAGAAACTGAACGTGAGCCGGCAGGCGGTTTCCAAATGGGAAGGCGCGCAGTCGATCCCGGATATGGCACGGATCGTGCAGCTGTCGGAACTGTTCCACGTCAGTACCGATTACCTGCTGAAAGATGAAATGGAGCAGGCGGACGGAACGGAGATCGTACAGGACAGCAGCGCGGAAGGCCCGGTGAGGACTATCGGGATGGAAGAAGCAAATGCTTTCCTGAAAGTTAAGGAAGAGAACTCCCGGAGGGTGGCCATTGCGGTGATGCTGTGCATCCTTTCCCCGGTAGCACTGATTCTGCTGGGCGGCGCGCAGTCATACGGCCTGCTGAAGTGGAGCGAGAACGCGGCGGGCGGAATCGGCATGGTCATTATGATGCTGATGATCGCTCCGGCAGTAGGGCTGTTCGTTACTTCCGCACAGAAAATCTCCCGCTATGAATACCTGGAGAAAGAACCTGTGGAAACGCTGTATGGCGTGACGGGTATGGCGCGGGAACGGAAAGAAAGATTCCAGCCAGTTCACAGCCGTTACCTGATCATCGGGATTATGCTGTGCGTGGCATCATGCATTCCGCTGTTTCTCAGCCTGATCCTTGGCGATGAATCCTTTATGATGGTGGCAGGGCTTGCGGCGATCCTGGTGCTGACGGCTATCGGTGTGATGATGATTGTCCGGGTATCCATCGTCCAGGGAAGCTATCAGATGCTGCTGGAGGAACAGGAATACACCCGGGAAAACAAGGCTAACAACAAGCACTCTGGATACATCAGCGCGGCGTACTGGTGCCTGGTGACCGCGGCATACCTGGCATGGAGCTTTATCGGGAACGCGTGGAGGGACTCCTGGATCATCTGGCCGGTGGCGGGCGTCGCGTTCGGAGCGGTCATGGCGATAAGGAACGCTTTGAAAAAATAA
- a CDS encoding helix-turn-helix domain-containing protein has translation MDLQKIGTFLKELRKEKGFTQEQLAESLNVSRRTVSRWETGSNMPDLDLLMEISDLYEVDLREMLNGERKSEKTMDKEMEETVLQVAEYSNAGQERATKVVRVYFLLGILALCVNAATLFMDLPDTYWSGFLKGGTIGLAVAAMIMGLLYTTSAMKKLYDFKMRLIGKEKAVR, from the coding sequence ATGGATCTGCAGAAGATCGGAACATTCCTGAAAGAACTTCGGAAAGAGAAAGGTTTTACCCAGGAGCAGCTGGCTGAATCCCTGAATGTTTCCAGGCGGACAGTATCCCGCTGGGAAACCGGGAGCAACATGCCGGATCTGGACCTGCTGATGGAGATTTCAGATCTCTATGAGGTGGATCTCCGGGAGATGCTCAACGGAGAAAGGAAAAGTGAGAAAACAATGGATAAAGAAATGGAAGAAACCGTATTACAGGTTGCTGAATACAGCAACGCCGGCCAGGAACGTGCCACAAAGGTTGTGCGCGTATATTTCCTGCTCGGTATTCTGGCGCTTTGCGTCAATGCCGCCACCCTCTTTATGGATCTGCCGGACACTTACTGGTCAGGCTTCCTGAAGGGCGGCACCATCGGCCTTGCGGTCGCGGCCATGATCATGGGGCTTCTGTACACCACAAGTGCAATGAAGAAGCTCTACGATTTCAAAATGCGCCTGATCGGCAAAGAGAAAGCGGTTCGATGA
- a CDS encoding YczE/YyaS/YitT family protein, with amino-acid sequence MKRNLLPRYALFLVGLFVASMGVAFSAKAGLGTSPVASVAYSVSLITPVLSLGTWLNLLSVIHIITQILVQKFKCNYAEIAIQAVLAFVYGYLSDFSCWLIRNIAVNSYPMQLLYMFLGCLILALGLWIQYKGGVAMLPGEAMNRAISRVTGRKYENVKIFFDVLYIIISTVICLVFLGELKGVREGSIFAAIAVGNIMKLFNRLYNRYFAAYTPTA; translated from the coding sequence ATGAAACGTAATCTTCTCCCCCGCTACGCCCTCTTCCTGGTCGGCCTCTTTGTCGCCTCCATGGGCGTTGCCTTCTCCGCCAAAGCAGGACTGGGCACTTCCCCTGTCGCTTCGGTGGCCTATTCGGTTTCACTCATCACTCCCGTACTTTCCCTCGGTACCTGGCTCAACCTGCTCAGCGTGATCCATATCATCACCCAGATCCTTGTCCAGAAGTTCAAATGCAACTATGCCGAGATCGCCATCCAGGCCGTTCTTGCCTTTGTCTATGGCTACCTGTCCGATTTCTCCTGCTGGCTCATCCGGAACATCGCCGTCAACAGCTACCCCATGCAGCTGCTGTATATGTTCCTGGGCTGCCTCATCCTTGCCCTGGGCCTCTGGATCCAGTACAAGGGCGGTGTGGCCATGCTCCCGGGCGAAGCCATGAACCGGGCCATCAGCCGCGTCACCGGCCGGAAATATGAAAATGTGAAGATCTTTTTTGACGTGCTCTATATCATCATTTCCACCGTCATCTGCCTGGTCTTCCTGGGCGAACTGAAGGGCGTGCGCGAAGGCAGCATCTTCGCCGCCATCGCCGTCGGAAACATCATGAAGCTCTTCAACCGCCTGTATAACCGTTATTTCGCCGCCTACACCCCCACCGCCTGA
- a CDS encoding 2-hydroxyacid dehydrogenase, giving the protein MIKVAFYDAKAYDRPSFEHYGELNDIRFRFLETKLNEDTAELARGCDAVCVFVNDTVNAEVIDRLYEYGVKLIALRSAGYNNVDVPHAFGKIHVVHVPAYSPYAVAEHAIALLLTSVRRIHKAYNRTREFNFSLSGLTGFDFHGKTVGVVGTGKIGRIFIDICRGFGMNVIAYDLFPAKDSGIEYVPLDELLERSDIISLHCPLTDDTRHMINAEAIGKMKKGVVIVNTSRGGLIDAEALLEGIKARKIGAACLDVYEEEADVFFEDRSGHIMDDELLSRLISMPNVIVTSHQAFLTEEALNNIAETTVNNILSCFRNDGFCDNELCYRCGKIEECRKERKQECF; this is encoded by the coding sequence ATGATCAAAGTTGCTTTTTATGATGCCAAGGCATATGACAGGCCGTCGTTTGAACATTACGGCGAGCTGAACGATATCCGGTTCCGGTTCCTGGAAACAAAGCTGAACGAGGACACAGCAGAACTGGCCAGGGGCTGCGACGCGGTGTGCGTTTTTGTGAATGACACGGTGAACGCGGAAGTGATCGACAGGCTGTATGAATACGGCGTGAAGCTGATCGCCCTGCGGTCGGCGGGCTACAACAATGTGGACGTGCCCCATGCCTTTGGGAAGATCCATGTGGTGCATGTGCCGGCCTATTCACCCTATGCCGTGGCGGAGCATGCCATCGCACTGCTGCTGACCTCTGTTAGGCGGATCCACAAGGCCTATAACCGCACCCGGGAGTTCAACTTCTCCCTGAGCGGGCTCACCGGATTTGACTTCCACGGGAAAACTGTGGGCGTTGTGGGAACCGGCAAGATCGGGCGGATCTTTATTGATATCTGCCGGGGATTCGGCATGAACGTCATTGCCTATGACCTGTTTCCGGCGAAGGACAGCGGAATTGAGTATGTGCCGCTGGACGAGCTGCTGGAGCGGAGTGACATCATCTCCCTGCACTGCCCGCTGACAGATGATACACGGCATATGATCAACGCGGAAGCCATCGGGAAGATGAAGAAGGGCGTGGTGATCGTCAACACCTCCCGGGGCGGCCTGATCGACGCTGAAGCGCTGCTGGAAGGCATCAAAGCCCGGAAGATCGGCGCGGCCTGCCTGGACGTGTATGAGGAGGAAGCGGATGTATTCTTTGAAGACCGCTCCGGACACATTATGGACGATGAACTGCTGTCCAGGCTGATCTCCATGCCGAATGTGATCGTGACCTCACACCAGGCGTTCCTGACAGAGGAAGCACTGAACAATATCGCGGAAACCACGGTGAACAACATCCTGTCCTGTTTCCGGAATGACGGTTTCTGTGACAATGAACTGTGCTACCGCTGCGGCAAGATAGAAGAATGCAGGAAAGAACGGAAACAGGAGTGTTTCTGA
- a CDS encoding LytTR family DNA-binding domain-containing protein, with product MRIDIKHVETPEEESAVISVVNVTDSVRGAIDLLENQCATIPVQHDDKTMMCRIDQIYYIESVDKRSFVYTKAGCYETKYRLYELEEILSSRFLRCAKAMIVNIRKIRSVKGEINGRMRAELLNGEQIVISRGYVKELKEKLGV from the coding sequence ATGAGGATTGACATAAAACATGTGGAGACCCCGGAAGAGGAAAGTGCCGTCATCAGCGTGGTGAACGTTACGGACAGCGTCCGGGGAGCGATTGACCTGCTGGAAAACCAGTGCGCGACCATACCGGTTCAGCATGACGACAAGACCATGATGTGCCGGATCGACCAAATCTACTACATTGAATCGGTGGACAAGCGCTCGTTTGTGTACACCAAGGCAGGCTGCTATGAAACGAAGTACAGGTTGTATGAGCTGGAAGAGATCCTGAGCAGCCGGTTCCTGCGCTGCGCCAAGGCAATGATCGTCAACATCCGGAAGATCCGGTCCGTGAAGGGCGAGATAAACGGACGGATGAGGGCGGAACTGCTGAACGGGGAACAGATCGTGATCTCCCGGGGCTACGTGAAGGAACTGAAGGAAAAGCTGGGGGTGTGA
- a CDS encoding DUF3021 family protein has translation MKKWKIVFNQTLMISTGILFGLGVEALIGRLFGKDMVIEWPWYIPLSIILTGFLCALATLFLIDREGENIASGKGRILLHFFFLLIVVAGCGWLFGWYSNLTEFIVIAVMYVVIYAFVWISSLWMAKTDEKKINEAIRDIRDDE, from the coding sequence ATGAAGAAATGGAAGATCGTATTCAACCAGACGCTGATGATCTCTACGGGAATCCTGTTCGGCCTGGGTGTGGAAGCGCTGATTGGCCGGCTGTTCGGTAAGGACATGGTCATTGAATGGCCGTGGTACATTCCGCTGTCCATTATCCTGACCGGTTTCCTGTGCGCGCTGGCGACACTGTTCCTGATTGACAGGGAAGGCGAAAACATCGCAAGCGGAAAAGGACGGATCCTGCTGCATTTCTTTTTCCTGCTGATCGTGGTGGCAGGATGCGGATGGCTGTTCGGGTGGTATTCAAACCTGACAGAGTTCATTGTGATCGCCGTGATGTATGTGGTGATCTATGCGTTTGTGTGGATCAGCTCCCTGTGGATGGCAAAGACGGACGAGAAGAAGATTAATGAAGCGATTAGAGACATTCGTGATGATGAATAA
- a CDS encoding ABC transporter ATP-binding protein, protein MEKAIQVEHLVKQYKEHTAVDGISFEVGKGEFFSLLGENGAGKSTTINILCTILEKTGGRVKIYDHELGREDDEIRNLIGIVFQNSVLDRELTVKENLFTRGSYYGLNRKQVLDRIEPFMEGFELKDIWNRKYDRLSGGQKRRVDIVRALLNEPKILFLDEPTTGLDPKSRRMIWDHIRKLREEKTLTIFLTTHYMEETADADQVVILDRGHVIANGTPSDLKSRFTSSRLVWYTEQDPAHEKLLDGCVWTYDADHYNVYHIDSVTEFLYRNRTEILDYEILKGTMDDVFLNLTGREMAV, encoded by the coding sequence ATGGAAAAAGCGATTCAGGTGGAGCATCTGGTGAAGCAGTACAAGGAGCACACCGCGGTGGACGGGATCTCCTTTGAAGTAGGAAAGGGCGAGTTCTTCTCACTGCTGGGAGAGAACGGCGCGGGGAAATCGACAACGATCAACATCCTGTGCACGATCCTCGAAAAGACCGGCGGACGGGTGAAGATTTACGACCACGAGCTGGGACGGGAAGACGACGAGATCCGCAACCTGATCGGGATCGTGTTCCAGAACTCAGTGCTGGACAGGGAACTGACGGTGAAGGAAAACCTGTTCACCCGGGGAAGCTACTACGGACTGAACCGGAAGCAGGTCCTGGACCGGATCGAGCCTTTCATGGAAGGCTTTGAGCTGAAGGACATCTGGAACCGGAAATACGACAGGCTGTCCGGTGGACAGAAGCGCCGGGTGGACATCGTACGGGCGCTGCTCAATGAACCGAAGATCCTGTTCCTGGACGAGCCGACCACGGGCCTGGATCCCAAGTCCCGGAGGATGATCTGGGACCACATCCGGAAGCTGCGGGAGGAAAAAACGCTGACGATCTTCCTGACTACCCACTACATGGAAGAGACCGCGGACGCAGACCAGGTCGTCATCCTGGACAGGGGTCACGTGATCGCCAACGGAACGCCCTCCGACCTGAAGAGCCGGTTCACATCCTCCCGGCTGGTCTGGTACACGGAGCAGGATCCGGCGCATGAGAAACTGCTGGATGGATGCGTATGGACCTATGACGCGGACCACTACAACGTTTACCACATTGACTCGGTGACTGAGTTCCTGTACAGGAACCGGACGGAGATCCTGGACTATGAAATCCTGAAGGGAACCATGGATGATGTGTTCCTGAACCTGACCGGAAGGGAGATGGCAGTATGA
- a CDS encoding ABC transporter permease, which produces MKMYLGLTKRNMLVYLKDRQAILFSLLTSIIVFALYLLFLRNTFIDAINQALAEAPMIRELIRDEDLNMFTNIKLLVGIIGSAAITIPFSCLTTVTRDRENKVDQDILATPVRRWQIILAYFTASSLCAILMTFVIMTIGLVILQQFGNLYITVPGILKAYGVTALGCVSSTALFMNIVLFFKSGSASSAFFGILSAVSGFVIGAYIPISQFSGRVQTVCNLFPASHITILLRNTLLGGMLDHIDGGIGGLDGGEFVRALKDLFTFQAKMFGNNVQTGVTLIYIGVILAVSLSVMIFTYSRKYKK; this is translated from the coding sequence ATGAAAATGTACCTGGGACTGACCAAAAGGAATATGCTCGTCTATCTGAAAGACAGGCAGGCGATCCTCTTTTCCCTGCTGACCTCCATTATCGTATTCGCACTGTATCTCCTGTTCCTGCGGAACACTTTCATCGACGCGATCAACCAGGCGCTGGCGGAGGCTCCGATGATCCGGGAGCTGATTCGGGATGAAGACCTGAACATGTTCACGAATATCAAACTGCTGGTGGGCATTATCGGTTCCGCGGCGATCACTATTCCCTTCAGCTGCCTGACCACTGTGACCCGCGACCGGGAAAACAAAGTGGACCAGGATATCCTGGCCACGCCTGTCCGCCGGTGGCAGATCATCCTGGCGTACTTCACCGCTTCCAGCCTGTGCGCCATCCTGATGACTTTTGTGATCATGACGATCGGCCTGGTAATCCTGCAGCAGTTCGGAAACCTGTATATCACCGTGCCGGGTATCCTGAAGGCTTACGGGGTGACAGCCCTTGGCTGCGTCTCCTCCACGGCGCTGTTCATGAACATTGTGCTTTTCTTCAAATCCGGTTCTGCTTCCTCCGCTTTCTTCGGCATCCTGTCCGCCGTTTCCGGTTTTGTGATCGGCGCCTATATCCCGATCTCCCAGTTCTCCGGACGGGTGCAGACGGTCTGCAATCTCTTCCCGGCCAGCCATATCACCATCCTGCTGCGGAACACGCTGCTGGGCGGTATGCTGGATCATATTGACGGAGGCATCGGCGGACTGGACGGCGGTGAGTTTGTGCGGGCTCTGAAGGACCTGTTTACCTTCCAGGCGAAGATGTTCGGGAATAATGTGCAGACGGGTGTGACGCTGATCTATATCGGCGTGATCCTGGCTGTAAGCCTGTCCGTGATGATCTTCACCTATTCGAGGAAATACAAGAAATAA
- a CDS encoding class I SAM-dependent methyltransferase has translation MNEKTQQDNKALIDFWDKVQTLSEEERAQALAEEIGPDDWKTFAPSEKIFNAVCLLGKQQKVLDYGCGIGWAAITAAKSGCPDVTAVDVSAGPVDTTRFYADLLGLQDQLHTACVSTDWLHSVPSGTYDGFICSNVLDVVPPEIAEDILRESARVTTPDALVIIGMNFYMSPERAAEKGEELVNGNMVYEDGVLRLVSRSDEEWAQLFSPWYSVEKLDHFAWPGESAERRRLFILRRKSL, from the coding sequence ATGAACGAAAAAACACAGCAGGACAATAAAGCCCTGATCGATTTCTGGGATAAGGTACAGACCCTGTCGGAAGAAGAACGTGCCCAGGCCCTGGCTGAAGAGATCGGCCCGGACGACTGGAAGACTTTCGCCCCTTCTGAAAAGATTTTTAATGCTGTCTGCCTCCTCGGCAAGCAGCAGAAAGTGCTGGACTATGGCTGCGGTATCGGCTGGGCCGCCATCACCGCCGCGAAATCCGGCTGCCCGGATGTCACGGCTGTGGACGTGTCTGCCGGCCCCGTGGATACTACCCGCTTCTACGCGGATCTTCTCGGCCTGCAGGATCAGCTGCATACCGCCTGCGTCTCCACCGACTGGCTGCACTCTGTTCCCTCCGGAACCTATGACGGTTTCATCTGTTCCAACGTCCTGGATGTTGTCCCGCCGGAGATAGCGGAAGATATCCTCCGGGAGTCTGCCCGCGTCACCACGCCGGACGCCCTGGTTATCATCGGAATGAACTTCTACATGTCCCCGGAAAGAGCCGCTGAAAAAGGCGAAGAACTGGTGAACGGGAACATGGTCTATGAGGATGGCGTGCTGCGCCTTGTTTCCCGCTCTGATGAAGAATGGGCGCAGCTCTTCTCTCCCTGGTATTCCGTTGAAAAGCTGGACCATTTTGCCTGGCCCGGTGAATCAGCCGAGCGGCGCCGTCTGTTTATTCTGCGCAGGAAATCCCTGTAA
- a CDS encoding sigma-70 family RNA polymerase sigma factor: MSIVKGPDTAPDRDLRFISLVDQYQEPLLRMCILYLRDKSLAEDAVQETFLKVYRTLDNFRGECSEKTWIMKIAMHVCYDINRSGWFRHTNRHLTPEMLADQAMAEQPDERDEELAAAVMNLPRRLREVILLYYYQGMKVNDIADALNISHSSVSGRLVRGRERLKNMLEGREFDE, translated from the coding sequence GTGAGCATTGTTAAGGGCCCTGACACTGCTCCGGATCGCGATCTGAGGTTTATCAGTCTTGTGGATCAGTATCAGGAACCGTTGCTTCGTATGTGTATCCTCTATCTGCGTGACAAATCGCTGGCTGAGGACGCTGTACAGGAAACCTTTCTCAAGGTCTACCGGACGCTGGACAATTTCCGGGGTGAATGCAGTGAAAAGACATGGATCATGAAGATTGCCATGCACGTCTGTTATGACATCAACCGCTCCGGCTGGTTCCGGCACACAAACCGTCATCTGACACCGGAGATGCTTGCTGATCAGGCTATGGCTGAACAGCCCGATGAACGCGATGAAGAGCTTGCGGCAGCGGTAATGAACCTGCCGCGCAGGCTGCGTGAAGTGATCCTTCTCTATTACTATCAGGGAATGAAAGTAAATGATATCGCTGATGCGCTGAACATCTCCCACTCCTCTGTATCAGGCAGGCTGGTCCGGGGACGTGAGAGGCTGAAGAATATGCTGGAAGGGAGAGAGTTTGATGAATAA